The Methanolobus sp. WCC4 genome includes the window AAATATATTTGTATAATAATATTTGATTAATCACTAGCAATATATAGGTTAGCAAGTATCATAGAATTACAAAAAAGGGCGTTATCGATCGATATGGAAGACATTCCTGAACTATTTGATGAAATGGAGCATGAATACAGAAGACAGTTACTTCATGCTGCCTTTGGTCTTCTGATACTGCTATTTCCTTTAATAGGTCCCAGGACACTGCTCATTATCAGTTTCCTTATAGTGATGGGACTCAACTTTCTACCGGAAGATTCACGCATCTGCAGATACCTTTACAAGAAACCACTTCCGGGTTCCCGGGAGATGCTTACAGACCGCATCAATGAAGGGCTCAGGAGTGCAAAGAACCTTGCGATATCGGTATTCATACTGCTGCTGATAAGCTCATTACTGGAACTAACTTCCTATCAACTGCCATTATATGTGATCGCAGGTGCCATCGCGATATCCACTTTCGGAACCAGTGCAGCGAATTTCATGCGCCACAGGAAGAAGCTTCAAACACTTCATATCGAGCATCAGGATAATGATATACATGAAAGATACCTGTTACCATCAAGCATAGTCCTCCTCGCTGTCGGAATATTGACAGCTTCCTTTGCCGGTATCTGGCTCATATACTGGCAGCAGAGCGATGTCAGTACTAACATGGTGATCTTCCTGGCGGTCATAGGTTCTCTTACAGGTGCACTTTTTGAATCGATTCCCGGAGACATTGACAATAATATCTCGGTGCCACTGGGTTCAGGAATGATGATGTGGCTCTTCAGTTCTTTCGGATACTCGGTTCCACCACAACAGATGCTCTTCGCACTTATCTTCTCTATAGTTCTGGGCTATCTGGCATACAGGACAAGAATCGCAGACCTCTCGGCACTTTTCAGTGCAGCACTTCTGGGAGTGCTCATCATAGTGTTCAGTGAACTCTTCTGGTTCATTCTCCTGCTGACATTCTTCATACTTGGTGGAGGATTCACCAAATACAAGTACAGGTACAAGGAGTCCATAGGACTTGCGCAATCAAAGGGTGGTGTCAGGAGCTATGAGAACGTTTTCAGCAACAGCACGGCTGCTCTGGTACTTGCGGTCCTGTACGGGATATATCCCCAGCATGCGGAACTCATAATCTTCGCATATCTGGGTACCGTGGCAACAGCAACAGGAGATACACTTGCCAGCGAAGTGGGTACTACTGCCCGTGCCCAGCCAATAATGATAACCACACTGAAGCCCGCAAAGCCCGGTGTTGACGGGGCGGTGACGGTACTTGGCGAGATAGCAGCGCTTCTCGGAGCCATGGTTATAGGTGTCCTTCCTGTCCTTTTTGGAAAGCTCGATGATGCACTCCTTGTAATAAGTATTACAACAGCAGGTGGTTTTCTGGGAACGAACGTTGACAGCATCCTTGGAGCCACACTTCAGAACAAAGGAATGCTTTCAAACAGTGGTGTCAACTTTGTGGCAACCTTTGCAGGTGCCATTATATCCGGTATCCTCTATGTGGTTATAGTTTAACTGACACATGTATCATCATTCGAACTGACATGACCTTGCAACCCCGCTTTTAACCGCTGCATCCGCAACCGCTGATGAAACAGCTTTTACCACCCTTCTGTCAAGGGGACCGGGGATGATGTAGTTCTCATTGAGCTCATCGTCGGAGACAATACCCGCAAGTGCATAAACCGCTGCCATTTCCATTTCCGGTGTTATGTCACTTGCACAGGAATCCAGAGCACCACGGAATATCCCCGGAAAACCAAGGCAATTGTTTATCTGATTCGGACAATCCGAACGACCGGTGGCAACTATCCTGGCACCAGCTTCTTTTGCCACTGATGGCATGATCTCAGG containing:
- a CDS encoding TIGR00297 family protein encodes the protein MEDIPELFDEMEHEYRRQLLHAAFGLLILLFPLIGPRTLLIISFLIVMGLNFLPEDSRICRYLYKKPLPGSREMLTDRINEGLRSAKNLAISVFILLLISSLLELTSYQLPLYVIAGAIAISTFGTSAANFMRHRKKLQTLHIEHQDNDIHERYLLPSSIVLLAVGILTASFAGIWLIYWQQSDVSTNMVIFLAVIGSLTGALFESIPGDIDNNISVPLGSGMMMWLFSSFGYSVPPQQMLFALIFSIVLGYLAYRTRIADLSALFSAALLGVLIIVFSELFWFILLLTFFILGGGFTKYKYRYKESIGLAQSKGGVRSYENVFSNSTAALVLAVLYGIYPQHAELIIFAYLGTVATATGDTLASEVGTTARAQPIMITTLKPAKPGVDGAVTVLGEIAALLGAMVIGVLPVLFGKLDDALLVISITTAGGFLGTNVDSILGATLQNKGMLSNSGVNFVATFAGAIISGILYVVIV